A single genomic interval of Rosistilla ulvae harbors:
- a CDS encoding acyltransferase domain-containing protein produces the protein MTDTNASSDRLKPYVIAAESQPQLVANLRALAGGESATSDPHAPERLVIVADGEEALRLLATRAADRLERRPDKPIHDVGGIYYYPEPLGLSGGIAWLFPGEGAQYLGMLQGLDSQWPEVESVLQQCDGFARQIGPPFQSLRYFIDGWLQDDRDRGEQLLRRLDNAMLSVLSAGWCLSEVAKMLGVPMQAAAGHSAGELAALMTAGSMELTTELPMFANVMNQMEVQSGGGDAELLAVAAAADKVQPVVFQALATAGMSDQAMVAMDNCPHQSIVVGRREATRRVREAIEKAGWIVEALSLQQPYHTPMFAPLMDPLRAAFDRVGFRSPDVPLYSCATGERFPDDSDQIRQLSLAHWHNPVRFQSLIQQMYADGVRLFLEVGPRGNISSFVADILRGQPHAAIPMDTPRLSTADQIVHAAAQLAAHHVPIQLEALDLQFRQAQGNSFVPPSPREAVAAAIAPGSDSVMSSHLETMQQLLAEQSDVMQQFLVAKNAGRTIGSRSGRRATAGNRSRRRLAAAAALPTDDILANESLWSGEEHAFEEAASGGGGGLPRPELPLLGEVSEFEPGMHLVMHRLLDPAIEHYATHHTVGGREVSAIRPEQCGLPVMPMTFTLEMMMEAALQLAPERVVCSISRVQLSRWLAFYERDPITIRIEATLMPADDDATTRVLVRVMDTGNREEPFGDKPKLAAVGTVTLAAAYPEAPLAQPLELTDAQQCETTLKTMYNNLFHGELFQGVRSLAKIGKQGIESTIEVLPRDELFRDDRPVEFLGDPVLLDVAMHPNAAWHLEQPDQTGRIMLPFEVKSVEFFGPRPAVGTRFECHGSLDEQSPRHFTHSVVSIDGEGRVWNRINGVRLWRFYLPFHEVNFHGPKNVYHLSEEFATQASAADDAIATARFAWLDDLSQPTLLRAAAEVLLSEQEYEDFIDAQIPHAEKVRWVFGRVVAKDAVRRLWHQQHGQRLYMSDIDTRHDGNGRPYALPRRAQHPSAGDVPAADAVMPNISVAHCNKLSYALASTARRVGVAVHPIAEVEEAHVAEALLPEEVSLLSACENRERCFAAILATKKAVAKATGLGLLGDWKNVRVIACDGEGQATAEIAGNLLAQLPAMAGHRWTAELSHDVDGKGDGKILAAVIDATV, from the coding sequence ATGACCGATACCAACGCAAGCTCCGACCGATTGAAACCATATGTGATCGCGGCCGAATCGCAACCTCAACTGGTTGCGAACCTGAGAGCGTTGGCTGGTGGGGAATCGGCAACTTCAGATCCGCATGCGCCCGAACGGTTGGTGATCGTCGCCGACGGCGAGGAAGCGCTGCGTTTGTTAGCGACTCGCGCCGCCGATCGCTTGGAGCGCCGACCCGACAAACCGATCCATGATGTCGGCGGGATCTATTATTATCCCGAACCGCTGGGCCTGTCCGGTGGCATCGCGTGGCTCTTCCCCGGCGAAGGGGCTCAGTACCTGGGAATGCTGCAGGGGCTCGATTCCCAGTGGCCCGAAGTCGAATCGGTGCTCCAACAGTGCGACGGTTTTGCCCGTCAGATTGGCCCGCCGTTCCAGAGCCTGCGTTACTTTATCGATGGTTGGTTGCAGGACGATCGCGATCGAGGCGAACAGTTGTTGCGTCGGTTAGACAATGCGATGTTGAGCGTCTTGAGCGCGGGCTGGTGCTTGAGCGAAGTTGCCAAGATGTTGGGCGTGCCGATGCAAGCCGCCGCCGGTCACAGCGCCGGCGAATTGGCGGCACTGATGACCGCCGGGTCGATGGAGCTGACGACGGAACTGCCGATGTTCGCCAATGTGATGAACCAGATGGAGGTTCAGTCGGGGGGCGGCGACGCGGAACTGCTGGCCGTTGCCGCTGCCGCCGACAAGGTGCAACCTGTCGTCTTCCAAGCGTTGGCGACAGCGGGGATGAGCGACCAGGCGATGGTGGCGATGGACAATTGCCCGCATCAATCGATCGTCGTTGGCCGACGCGAAGCGACGCGGCGCGTTCGTGAGGCGATCGAAAAAGCGGGCTGGATCGTCGAGGCGCTTTCGCTGCAGCAGCCCTACCACACGCCGATGTTCGCACCGCTGATGGACCCGCTGCGTGCCGCCTTCGATCGCGTCGGTTTCCGATCGCCCGATGTGCCGTTGTATTCGTGTGCCACCGGCGAACGTTTCCCCGACGACAGCGACCAGATCCGCCAGCTCTCGTTGGCTCATTGGCACAACCCGGTCCGATTCCAATCGCTGATCCAACAGATGTACGCCGACGGCGTGCGGCTGTTCCTGGAAGTTGGCCCGCGGGGGAATATCAGTTCCTTTGTCGCCGATATCTTGCGAGGCCAGCCGCATGCGGCGATTCCGATGGACACGCCCCGTTTGTCGACCGCCGATCAGATCGTCCACGCCGCGGCTCAACTGGCTGCGCATCACGTTCCGATCCAGTTGGAGGCGTTGGATCTGCAGTTCCGGCAGGCTCAAGGGAATTCTTTTGTTCCGCCGTCGCCGCGCGAAGCGGTTGCCGCAGCGATCGCTCCCGGAAGCGACTCGGTAATGTCGTCGCATCTGGAAACGATGCAGCAGTTGCTGGCGGAACAGAGCGATGTGATGCAGCAGTTTCTCGTTGCCAAGAACGCGGGGCGGACGATCGGTTCTCGCAGCGGACGACGTGCGACGGCCGGAAATCGATCGCGACGTCGCCTGGCCGCCGCGGCGGCGCTGCCCACCGATGACATTCTGGCGAATGAAAGCCTATGGTCGGGCGAGGAGCATGCGTTTGAGGAAGCGGCGAGCGGCGGCGGAGGCGGATTGCCCCGTCCCGAATTGCCGCTGTTGGGCGAAGTCAGCGAGTTTGAACCGGGGATGCATCTGGTCATGCATCGGTTGCTCGATCCAGCGATCGAACATTACGCGACGCATCACACCGTCGGCGGCCGCGAGGTGAGCGCGATCCGGCCCGAGCAATGTGGGCTGCCGGTGATGCCGATGACGTTCACGCTGGAGATGATGATGGAGGCGGCGCTGCAGCTGGCTCCCGAACGGGTCGTCTGTTCGATCAGCCGAGTCCAGTTGTCGCGATGGTTGGCGTTTTACGAGCGCGATCCGATCACGATCCGGATCGAAGCGACCTTGATGCCAGCGGACGACGACGCGACGACGCGTGTGCTGGTCCGCGTGATGGACACCGGGAATCGGGAAGAGCCGTTTGGCGACAAGCCGAAGCTGGCGGCGGTTGGCACGGTGACACTGGCGGCTGCGTATCCAGAAGCTCCGCTCGCCCAGCCGTTGGAACTTACCGACGCTCAGCAGTGCGAGACGACGCTGAAGACGATGTATAACAATTTGTTTCATGGCGAATTGTTCCAAGGTGTCCGCAGCCTGGCGAAGATCGGCAAACAAGGAATCGAATCGACGATCGAAGTCCTGCCGCGGGATGAGCTGTTCCGCGATGATCGACCGGTCGAATTCCTTGGCGATCCGGTCCTGTTGGATGTCGCGATGCATCCCAACGCGGCCTGGCATCTGGAACAGCCCGACCAGACGGGGCGGATCATGTTGCCGTTTGAGGTGAAGAGCGTCGAGTTCTTCGGACCGCGGCCCGCAGTGGGAACGCGGTTTGAATGCCACGGGAGTTTGGACGAGCAATCGCCGCGGCACTTCACTCATTCGGTCGTTTCGATCGACGGCGAGGGACGCGTTTGGAATCGCATCAACGGCGTTCGACTGTGGCGTTTCTATCTGCCGTTTCACGAAGTCAATTTCCACGGCCCCAAGAACGTCTACCATTTGTCGGAAGAGTTTGCGACGCAGGCTTCGGCGGCGGACGATGCGATCGCCACGGCGCGGTTCGCTTGGTTGGACGACCTGTCGCAACCGACGCTGTTGCGAGCGGCAGCCGAAGTGTTGTTGAGCGAACAGGAATACGAAGACTTCATCGACGCGCAAATCCCTCACGCCGAAAAGGTTCGCTGGGTCTTTGGCCGCGTCGTCGCCAAAGATGCCGTTCGTCGGTTGTGGCATCAACAGCACGGTCAGCGGCTATACATGTCCGATATCGACACGCGGCACGATGGCAACGGCCGACCCTATGCGTTGCCAAGGCGAGCTCAACATCCAAGCGCAGGTGATGTACCAGCGGCCGACGCGGTGATGCCGAACATCTCGGTAGCTCATTGCAACAAACTCAGCTACGCGCTTGCATCGACAGCCCGCCGCGTTGGCGTTGCGGTCCATCCGATCGCCGAGGTCGAAGAGGCTCACGTTGCAGAGGCGTTGCTGCCTGAAGAGGTCTCGCTGTTGTCGGCGTGCGAAAACCGTGAGCGCTGCTTCGCTGCGATCCTCGCGACGAAGAAGGCAGTCGCCAAGGCGACCGGCCTGGGGCTGTTGGGTGACTGGAAAAACGTCCGCGTCATCGCCTGCGACGGCGAGGGACAAGCGACAGCCGAAATCGCCGGCAACTTGCTGGCCCAGTTGCCAGCGATGGCCGGCCATCGCTGGACCGCGGAACTGAGTCACGACGTGGATGGCAAAGGGGACGGCAAGATCCTCGCCGCCGTCATCGACGCAACGGTTTAG
- a CDS encoding RtcB family protein produces MMKTRELNNLGIPKGIAMQAAVEAVRNASAKGLKRPELRTAIAAIVEDPSSAVDDPLWGSLADALQTVFSAQDRYIGRDEPAPWRQWGDGLEAGAVSQMVDACKLPVTVSGALMPDAHLGYGLPIGGVLATKDCVIPYAVGVDIACRMKMTVLDMPVETLDTNQDRLRNAIERETQFGIGASFRKRRQHEVMDADWRVSPITFQNKDKAWKQLGTSGSGNHFVEFGVLTLPVDDLGLAAGTYLALLSHSGSRGTGASVCAHYSSVAKATHPELPRELQNLAWLKLDTQEGQEYWNAMNLMGEYAAANHACIHREIASHLGVEVLLDVENHHNFAWRESHGGEELIVHRKGATPAGQGVLGIIPGSMGTPGYVVRGKGVEESLLSASHGAGRRMSRTAAKKQFRWKEVKKFLDDRGVTLMSAGLDEVPMAYKDIDQVMASQHDLVETVARFDPRLVKMAEAGERPED; encoded by the coding sequence ATGATGAAGACGCGTGAACTGAACAACTTGGGAATTCCAAAAGGGATCGCGATGCAAGCGGCTGTCGAAGCGGTCCGCAACGCGTCGGCCAAGGGCTTGAAGCGACCTGAACTACGAACCGCCATCGCGGCGATTGTCGAAGACCCTTCGTCGGCGGTCGACGATCCTCTGTGGGGATCGTTGGCCGATGCTTTGCAGACCGTCTTCTCAGCTCAAGACCGTTACATCGGTCGCGACGAACCCGCTCCCTGGCGTCAGTGGGGTGACGGGCTGGAAGCTGGTGCGGTGTCGCAGATGGTCGACGCTTGCAAGCTGCCGGTGACCGTATCGGGTGCGTTGATGCCCGACGCGCACTTGGGTTACGGCCTGCCGATCGGTGGCGTGCTGGCGACGAAGGACTGCGTGATTCCTTACGCTGTCGGCGTCGATATCGCATGCCGGATGAAGATGACAGTTTTGGACATGCCTGTCGAAACGCTCGATACCAATCAAGATCGATTGCGAAATGCGATCGAGCGTGAAACGCAGTTCGGGATCGGTGCGAGTTTTCGCAAACGGCGGCAACACGAGGTGATGGATGCCGATTGGCGCGTCTCGCCGATCACGTTCCAGAACAAGGACAAGGCGTGGAAGCAGTTGGGAACCAGCGGCAGCGGAAACCACTTCGTCGAGTTTGGCGTCTTGACGCTGCCGGTGGACGATTTGGGATTGGCAGCCGGAACGTACTTGGCGCTATTGAGTCACAGCGGGTCGCGGGGAACGGGAGCGTCGGTTTGCGCGCACTACAGCAGTGTGGCCAAAGCGACGCACCCGGAACTGCCACGCGAACTGCAGAACCTGGCCTGGTTGAAATTGGATACTCAGGAGGGCCAAGAATATTGGAACGCGATGAATTTGATGGGGGAATACGCAGCGGCCAACCACGCCTGCATCCATCGTGAAATCGCAAGCCACTTGGGAGTCGAAGTCTTGTTGGATGTCGAGAACCATCACAACTTTGCCTGGCGAGAATCGCATGGCGGAGAGGAGCTGATCGTCCACCGCAAGGGAGCGACTCCGGCGGGCCAAGGCGTGTTGGGAATCATCCCCGGTTCGATGGGAACTCCCGGATACGTCGTCCGCGGAAAAGGAGTCGAAGAGTCGCTGTTGAGTGCTTCGCACGGCGCGGGGCGGCGGATGAGTCGCACCGCGGCGAAGAAGCAGTTCCGATGGAAAGAGGTGAAGAAGTTCCTGGACGATCGTGGGGTGACGTTGATGTCGGCTGGGCTGGATGAAGTCCCGATGGCCTACAAAGACATCGACCAAGTGATGGCATCGCAGCACGATCTGGTCGAAACCGTCGCCCGCTTCGATCCGCGTTTGGTCAAGATGGCCGAAGCGGGAGAACGACCGGAGGACTAA
- the rtcA gene encoding RNA 3'-terminal phosphate cyclase codes for MIEIDGSRGEGGGQILRTSLALSMVTGQPVRFVNIRAARSRPGLLRQHLTAVKAAGAISGAKVDGDRLGSMTLTFEPSKIEAGDYHFAIGSAGSCLLVLQTILPALMIADGPSRVELEGGTHNPFAPPFEFLELSFLPLLKEIGPEVRLTLDRPGFYPAGGGRCSAAITPAEKLQPIELIQRGKLLNREALAIVSRLPAKIAARELETAARTLGWPKSTLKVEQVTTSPGPGNALLLSVSYENVTEVVTGFGDVKVSAERVAKRAAGELKKYLNGTAPVGSHLADQLLLPLAMADGGQFRCQQTTQHTLTNIETIKMFLDLEIDVQPQDDESVLIRIG; via the coding sequence ATGATTGAAATCGATGGTTCGCGAGGCGAAGGAGGTGGGCAGATCCTGCGGACCTCCTTGGCTCTTTCCATGGTCACTGGCCAACCAGTCCGGTTTGTGAACATCCGGGCCGCGCGCAGTCGTCCCGGTTTGTTGCGGCAGCACTTGACCGCGGTCAAAGCGGCCGGGGCGATCAGTGGCGCAAAAGTCGATGGCGATCGTTTGGGATCGATGACGCTCACGTTTGAGCCATCGAAGATCGAAGCGGGCGATTATCACTTCGCGATCGGTTCGGCGGGGAGTTGTCTGTTGGTGCTGCAAACGATTTTGCCTGCCCTGATGATTGCCGACGGTCCGTCGCGCGTCGAGTTGGAGGGTGGAACACACAACCCGTTTGCACCGCCGTTCGAATTCCTGGAGCTGAGCTTTTTGCCGCTGTTGAAAGAGATCGGACCCGAGGTTCGGTTGACTCTCGATCGACCGGGCTTTTATCCGGCGGGTGGTGGTCGCTGTAGCGCAGCGATTACGCCAGCGGAAAAGCTGCAACCGATCGAGCTGATCCAACGGGGAAAGCTGTTGAATCGCGAGGCGTTGGCGATCGTGTCCCGTTTGCCGGCGAAGATCGCGGCACGCGAACTGGAGACCGCCGCGCGGACGCTCGGTTGGCCAAAGAGCACCTTAAAAGTCGAACAAGTGACGACGTCGCCGGGCCCCGGCAACGCGTTGTTGTTGAGTGTCAGCTATGAAAACGTGACCGAAGTGGTAACCGGATTTGGCGACGTGAAGGTCTCTGCCGAACGCGTGGCGAAGCGTGCCGCCGGTGAACTGAAGAAGTATTTGAATGGAACAGCGCCGGTCGGAAGCCATCTGGCCGATCAATTGTTATTGCCGCTGGCGATGGCTGACGGCGGACAGTTCCGATGCCAGCAGACGACGCAGCATACGTTAACGAACATCGAAACGATCAAGATGTTTTTGGATTTGGAGATCGACGTTCAGCCACAAGATGATGAATCCGTGTTGATTCGAATCGGTTGA
- a CDS encoding pyruvate kinase → MDIRQPVQRTLVLAVLFAALGTTQHAVGVEAVSRDFNIQPLERIPAGTVITPDGAKGWSDLLLFVNGSLGKGDVDAASSTVKHYASLFNIAYMANVAKDAEGRFTLDKIGVGFTTKIDGQDVVITSDTHKSLGADLGMIGGAVFSANERALSEIVQVARYRDGAIFDAPTIMLRDGKHKKVIVRFFVWVSPQGSVGTVCWVLDGYGGSRYVVPNKEIVLLRPQLVENRVMHVDGDRFTLGIPSEDAFAVVSLPPGREYKIDDDLATLIAKKRYDAQSFFDTVQKLSQSLAAN, encoded by the coding sequence ATGGATATTCGTCAGCCTGTCCAGCGAACTCTTGTTTTAGCCGTTCTATTTGCTGCGTTGGGGACGACGCAACATGCCGTTGGCGTCGAAGCGGTCTCGCGAGACTTTAATATCCAGCCGTTGGAACGCATCCCGGCGGGAACGGTGATCACGCCCGATGGGGCCAAGGGATGGTCGGACCTGTTGCTATTTGTCAATGGTTCGCTGGGCAAGGGGGACGTCGATGCTGCTTCCTCGACCGTGAAGCATTACGCCTCGCTCTTCAACATCGCCTACATGGCTAACGTCGCCAAAGATGCCGAGGGGAGATTCACCTTGGACAAAATTGGTGTCGGTTTTACGACCAAGATCGATGGCCAAGATGTTGTCATCACCAGCGACACGCACAAGTCGCTGGGAGCGGATTTGGGAATGATCGGCGGGGCCGTCTTTTCCGCCAACGAGCGGGCGCTGTCGGAGATCGTTCAGGTCGCTCGATATCGCGACGGAGCGATCTTCGATGCGCCGACGATCATGTTGCGAGACGGCAAACATAAAAAGGTAATCGTCCGCTTCTTCGTCTGGGTCTCGCCACAAGGATCCGTTGGGACTGTCTGTTGGGTCCTCGATGGGTACGGCGGTTCGCGATACGTGGTCCCGAATAAAGAGATCGTGTTGCTGCGACCTCAATTAGTGGAAAACCGCGTGATGCATGTCGATGGCGACCGGTTCACGCTAGGGATTCCATCGGAGGATGCGTTTGCCGTCGTCTCGCTGCCGCCGGGACGCGAGTACAAGATCGACGACGACCTCGCGACGTTGATCGCCAAGAAACGCTACGACGCGCAATCGTTCTTCGATACCGTGCAAAAGCTGTCGCAATCGCTGGCGGCAAATTAG
- a CDS encoding Gfo/Idh/MocA family protein translates to MQAARPTRRTALKTSVAFGGYLIAPEVSAAESTSANEQLNIACIGIGGRGAANVNGVKSQNLVALCDVDQQRAGKVFEQHNQAEKFADYRKMFDKLEKQIDAVVVSTPDHTHFHPSMAAMERGKHLYCEKPMAHSVWEVRQMTKMAVKQDVATQLGCQRHALANMHRSVELIQAGAIGDVSEVYSWVGGSRGMPSIPKTFPKVPETVDWDLWLGPAMPRPYDSTYCPYGWRFWWDFGTGETGNWGCHILDIPFWALGLKYPSRVEGSGPEVDDQRTPKQMATKMHFAEQGVDLHWDHASAGPAKLKELGIDGKGMNTLFIGSKGMLLTGFNKLRLLPEEKFADFKAPQPTIPKSPGFYKEWITACKGGEPATCDFRYSGPLAETVLLGNAAYRAGGSFDWDGPSLTASGNDAVQPFLKSEYRKGWEVAEV, encoded by the coding sequence ATGCAAGCTGCTCGCCCCACACGCCGCACCGCGCTGAAAACCTCCGTCGCCTTTGGCGGCTACCTGATCGCGCCGGAAGTTTCGGCAGCGGAGTCGACTTCGGCGAACGAACAATTGAACATCGCCTGCATCGGCATCGGTGGTCGCGGAGCGGCGAATGTTAACGGAGTGAAGAGCCAGAATTTGGTGGCGTTGTGCGATGTCGATCAGCAGCGGGCGGGCAAGGTCTTTGAGCAGCACAACCAAGCTGAAAAGTTCGCCGACTACCGCAAGATGTTCGACAAACTCGAGAAGCAGATCGATGCGGTTGTCGTCAGCACGCCCGACCACACGCACTTCCATCCGTCGATGGCGGCGATGGAACGAGGCAAACATCTGTACTGCGAAAAACCGATGGCCCACTCGGTCTGGGAAGTTCGCCAGATGACGAAGATGGCGGTCAAGCAGGACGTCGCGACACAGTTGGGTTGCCAACGGCACGCTTTGGCCAACATGCACCGTTCGGTCGAACTGATCCAAGCCGGCGCGATCGGCGACGTCAGCGAAGTTTACAGCTGGGTCGGCGGGTCTCGTGGGATGCCATCGATCCCGAAAACATTCCCCAAGGTTCCCGAGACGGTCGATTGGGACCTGTGGTTGGGACCGGCGATGCCTCGCCCCTATGATTCGACTTACTGTCCCTACGGCTGGCGTTTCTGGTGGGACTTCGGCACCGGCGAGACCGGCAACTGGGGCTGCCACATTCTGGACATCCCCTTCTGGGCGCTGGGACTGAAATATCCATCGCGCGTCGAAGGATCGGGCCCGGAAGTCGATGACCAACGAACGCCCAAGCAGATGGCGACCAAGATGCACTTCGCCGAACAAGGCGTCGATCTGCACTGGGATCACGCCAGTGCAGGCCCCGCGAAACTGAAGGAACTGGGCATCGATGGCAAAGGGATGAACACGCTGTTTATCGGCAGCAAAGGGATGCTGTTGACCGGCTTTAATAAGCTACGGCTGTTGCCCGAAGAGAAGTTCGCCGACTTCAAAGCTCCCCAGCCGACGATCCCCAAGTCGCCGGGCTTCTACAAAGAATGGATCACCGCCTGCAAGGGTGGCGAACCGGCGACCTGCGACTTCCGCTACTCCGGCCCCTTGGCCGAGACAGTCCTATTGGGCAACGCAGCCTACCGCGCCGGCGGCAGCTTCGACTGGGACGGGCCCTCGCTGACAGCATCGGGCAACGACGCCGTCCAACCGTTCCTGAAAAGCGAATACCGCAAAGGCTGGGAAGTCGCCGAGGTCTGA